A window of Campylobacter cuniculorum DSM 23162 = LMG 24588 contains these coding sequences:
- the carB gene encoding carbamoyl-phosphate synthase large subunit, with protein sequence MPKRTDIKSILLIGSGPVVIGQACEFDYSGTQAAKTLKELGYRVVLINSNPATIMTDPEFADATYIEPITKKNILKIIKKEKIDAILPTMGGQIALNVAMEVYESGLLGQVKFLGANPEAIKKGEDRQVFKECMKKIGMDLPKSMYAYDYDEALKASTEIGFPLMIRASYTLGGAGSGVVYNLDEFKELATQALNLSPIHEILIEESLLGWKEYEMEVIRDRLDNCIIVCSIENLDPMGVHTGDSITIAPALTLTDKEYQVMRNASFAILREIGVDTGGSNVQFAINPKNGRMIVIEMNPRVSRSSALASKATGYPIAKVATLLAVGFSLDEIKNDITMTPASFEPVIDYIVTKIPRFTFEKFPGANDILGTAMKSVGEVMAIGRTFKESIQKALCSLEKNYSGFDRMKIEDKNDLIFKIRNPNEKRLLYIAQAFREGLNVEEIHALSNIDSWFLEQIKELIAFEKQIDMDILNNKALLRKAKTMGFSDKMIAFLVNLKDNLDLSQNDIYYARMKQKIIAEFSEVDTCAGEFKALTPYLYSSINVSEMTQSKSENKKERDKKVLIIGGGPNRIGQGIEFDYACVHACFALKDMNIKTIMYNCNPETVSTDYDTSDILYFEPIDFEHLRAVIEREKPDGIIVHFGGQTPLKFAKRLSAFGAKIIGTSARVIDLAEDRKKFSEFINKLGISQPKNSTATSVEEAVIKANEIGYPLLVRPSYVLGGRAMRVVQNENELRLYMQEAVDVSDKSPVLLDEFLNNATELDVDAISDGKEVYVAGIMEHIEEAGIHSGDSACSLPPCSIDEKTQELIREKTADIALNLGVIGLLNIQFALYENKLFIIEVNPRASRTVPFVSKATGIALAKVATRVMWQGNLKEALKFYDKFKIVDDKHKILRPKKPQYVSVKEAVFPFAKLNGSDLELGPEMHSTGEVMGISKDFANSYAKSQLAAFNVLPEKGKVFISLKNSDKKQAKKLAQEYSKLGFTLLATSGTCAEIQNAGFECERVYKISEGRPNVEDKLKNGEIQLVINSSDEKSFKSDTKKIRENIIRFKIPYFTNLRAAFAGAKSIKAMQDETYEEIKSLQEWLKYEK encoded by the coding sequence ATGCCAAAACGAACGGACATTAAAAGCATTTTGCTTATAGGAAGCGGACCTGTTGTGATAGGACAGGCTTGTGAATTTGATTATTCAGGCACTCAAGCAGCTAAAACCTTGAAAGAACTAGGCTATCGCGTTGTGCTTATCAATTCAAATCCTGCTACCATTATGACAGACCCGGAATTTGCAGATGCAACTTATATCGAACCAATCACAAAAAAAAATATTTTAAAAATCATTAAAAAAGAAAAAATCGATGCGATTTTACCGACTATGGGCGGACAAATCGCTCTCAATGTTGCTATGGAAGTTTATGAAAGCGGACTTTTAGGGCAGGTGAAATTTTTAGGTGCTAATCCGGAGGCGATTAAAAAAGGCGAGGACAGACAAGTTTTTAAAGAATGCATGAAAAAAATCGGTATGGATTTACCAAAATCAATGTATGCTTATGATTATGATGAGGCCCTAAAAGCAAGCACGGAAATAGGCTTTCCTTTGATGATACGAGCTTCTTATACCTTAGGCGGTGCAGGAAGTGGAGTGGTGTATAATTTAGATGAATTTAAAGAGCTTGCCACTCAAGCCTTAAATCTTAGCCCTATCCACGAAATTTTAATCGAAGAAAGTCTGTTAGGCTGGAAAGAATACGAAATGGAGGTCATAAGAGATAGACTTGATAATTGTATCATTGTTTGTTCAATTGAAAATTTAGATCCTATGGGCGTTCATACCGGAGATTCTATCACTATCGCACCTGCTTTAACACTCACAGATAAAGAATATCAAGTTATGCGCAATGCTTCTTTTGCTATATTAAGAGAAATCGGCGTCGATACCGGCGGTTCAAATGTGCAATTTGCAATCAATCCAAAAAATGGCAGAATGATAGTCATAGAAATGAATCCTAGAGTTTCAAGGTCTTCAGCCCTTGCAAGCAAGGCTACAGGCTATCCTATTGCTAAAGTTGCTACGCTTTTAGCGGTGGGTTTTAGTTTGGACGAGATTAAAAACGATATTACAATGACTCCAGCTTCTTTTGAGCCTGTGATTGATTATATTGTAACAAAGATTCCACGTTTTACTTTTGAGAAATTTCCGGGTGCAAATGATATTCTAGGCACAGCGATGAAAAGTGTTGGCGAGGTTATGGCAATAGGTCGCACTTTTAAAGAAAGCATACAAAAAGCCCTTTGTTCGCTTGAAAAAAATTATAGCGGTTTTGATAGAATGAAGATTGAGGATAAAAATGATTTGATTTTTAAGATAAGAAATCCCAATGAAAAAAGACTTTTATATATAGCACAAGCTTTTAGAGAAGGTTTAAATGTAGAAGAAATTCATGCTTTATCAAACATTGATTCTTGGTTTTTAGAGCAGATTAAAGAATTAATCGCATTTGAAAAACAAATCGATATGGATATTTTAAACAACAAAGCCTTGCTAAGAAAGGCTAAAACTATGGGTTTTTCTGATAAAATGATAGCTTTTTTGGTGAATTTAAAAGACAATCTTGATCTCTCTCAAAATGATATTTATTACGCGAGAATGAAACAAAAAATCATTGCTGAATTCAGTGAAGTTGATACTTGTGCAGGAGAATTTAAAGCCTTAACTCCTTATCTTTATTCTAGCATTAATGTCAGCGAAATGACACAAAGTAAGAGTGAGAATAAAAAAGAAAGAGATAAAAAAGTCCTTATCATAGGAGGTGGTCCTAATCGCATAGGACAGGGTATAGAATTTGATTATGCTTGTGTTCATGCGTGTTTTGCTCTTAAAGATATGAATATTAAAACCATTATGTATAATTGCAATCCAGAAACCGTTTCTACTGATTATGATACAAGCGATATTTTGTATTTTGAACCCATTGATTTTGAGCATTTAAGGGCTGTTATTGAAAGAGAAAAACCCGATGGAATCATCGTTCATTTTGGGGGACAAACCCCTTTAAAATTTGCTAAAAGATTGAGTGCATTTGGAGCTAAAATCATAGGCACAAGTGCAAGAGTGATTGATTTGGCTGAAGACAGAAAGAAATTTTCAGAATTCATCAATAAACTTGGAATCTCTCAACCTAAAAATTCCACTGCAACAAGCGTTGAAGAAGCTGTGATTAAAGCTAATGAAATTGGCTATCCGCTTTTGGTGCGTCCTAGTTATGTTTTAGGCGGTAGAGCTATGCGAGTGGTGCAAAATGAAAATGAATTGCGTCTTTATATGCAAGAAGCGGTTGATGTGAGTGATAAAAGTCCCGTTTTGCTCGATGAATTTTTAAACAATGCAACCGAACTCGATGTGGATGCTATAAGTGATGGTAAGGAAGTTTATGTCGCTGGGATTATGGAACATATTGAAGAAGCGGGAATTCACTCCGGAGATAGTGCTTGTTCTTTGCCTCCTTGCAGTATCGATGAAAAAACTCAAGAATTGATTAGAGAAAAAACAGCAGATATTGCTTTAAATTTAGGAGTTATAGGGCTTTTAAACATACAATTTGCTCTTTATGAAAATAAACTTTTTATCATCGAGGTCAATCCTAGAGCCTCAAGAACCGTGCCTTTTGTAAGCAAAGCAACGGGTATTGCCTTAGCTAAGGTTGCTACGCGTGTGATGTGGCAGGGAAATTTAAAAGAAGCCTTAAAATTTTATGATAAATTTAAAATTGTCGATGATAAACATAAAATTTTGCGTCCTAAAAAACCTCAATATGTAAGCGTGAAAGAAGCGGTATTTCCTTTTGCAAAACTTAATGGAAGTGATTTAGAGCTTGGTCCTGAAATGCACTCAACCGGAGAAGTTATGGGTATTAGCAAGGATTTTGCAAATTCTTATGCTAAGAGTCAGCTTGCAGCTTTTAATGTCTTGCCTGAAAAGGGTAAAGTTTTTATTTCTTTAAAAAATTCAGATAAAAAACAAGCCAAAAAACTTGCACAAGAATACTCAAAACTTGGCTTCACTCTTTTAGCAACAAGTGGCACTTGTGCAGAAATTCAAAATGCAGGTTTTGAGTGTGAGCGTGTCTATAAAATTTCAGAAGGACGTCCAAATGTTGAAGATAAGCTTAAAAATGGTGAGATTCAGCTGGTGATTAATTCAAGCGATGAGAAAAGTTTTAAAAGCGATACTAAAAAAATTCGTGAAAATATCATTCGTTTTAAAATTCCTTATTTTACAAATTTAAGGGCCGCTTTTGCAGGTGCAAAGTCTATCAAGGCAATGCAAGATGAAACTTATGAAGAGATTAAAAGCTTACAAGAATGGCTTAAATATGAAAAATAA
- a CDS encoding Sua5 YciO YrdC YwlC family protein, protein MIYLAQTDTTAGFLSKDLKALNTLKNRDKNTACLITTAKFYELKKLARVPNSFKNLIRRVKKTTFIYPNSKAIRVVKEGKHSEFLAQFSWLYSTSANLHGQKFDEIWARKKADKIVDFDLFEGEASKIYKISRLKRKKIR, encoded by the coding sequence ATGATTTATTTAGCACAAACAGATACTACAGCAGGTTTTTTGAGTAAGGATTTAAAGGCTTTAAACACCTTAAAAAATAGAGATAAAAACACGGCTTGTTTAATCACAACCGCAAAATTTTATGAGCTTAAAAAACTTGCGAGGGTGCCAAATTCTTTTAAAAATTTAATTCGTCGCGTGAAAAAAACAACTTTTATATATCCTAATTCTAAAGCTATACGAGTTGTAAAAGAAGGAAAACATAGTGAATTTTTAGCTCAATTTTCTTGGCTTTACTCAACTTCAGCAAATCTTCATGGACAAAAATTTGATGAAATTTGGGCACGTAAAAAGGCAGATAAGATTGTCGATTTTGATTTATTCGAGGGTGAGGCTTCAAAAATTTATAAAATTTCAAGGCTTAAAAGAAAAAAAATACGTTAA
- a CDS encoding DMT family transporter, protein MFYVFAFCMGIMFAVQASINSLLSKSLYETPLMAGLVSFVVGTFCLFMLSYFSGALNSSTIKALTQQEWWKFLGGVLGACAILGIIVLTPKIGLANTFLLIVLGQIISSVVMDKIGFFGLEVREISIHKIIGLIIIFMGLGVFFYKDLLKN, encoded by the coding sequence ATGTTTTATGTGTTTGCTTTTTGTATGGGTATTATGTTTGCTGTGCAAGCTTCGATTAATTCGCTTTTGAGTAAGTCTTTGTATGAAACACCTTTAATGGCGGGTTTGGTTTCTTTTGTTGTGGGTACTTTTTGTTTGTTCATGCTTTCTTATTTTAGCGGAGCTTTAAATTCTTCTACGATAAAGGCTTTGACTCAACAAGAATGGTGGAAGTTTTTAGGAGGTGTTTTGGGAGCTTGTGCTATTTTAGGTATTATTGTATTAACTCCAAAAATTGGACTTGCAAATACTTTTTTACTCATTGTTTTAGGGCAGATAATTTCAAGCGTTGTGATGGATAAAATAGGGTTTTTTGGGCTTGAAGTGAGAGAAATTTCTATCCATAAAATCATAGGATTGATTATAATTTTTATGGGACTTGGAGTGTTTTTTTATAAGGATTTATTAAAAAATTGA
- a CDS encoding DMT family transporter, translating into MSSNLAWVLIIVGGIMECFWVSGLKYADSFTLYILTGLGILISFSCGIIAMKKIEVSVAYAVFVGIGTAGVVLAEMLYFGENFSLIKILLITILVICVIALKFVNKENDDEAFKELSDVVFDEIKEQK; encoded by the coding sequence ATGAGTTCAAATTTAGCTTGGGTTTTGATTATTGTTGGCGGTATTATGGAGTGTTTTTGGGTGAGTGGTTTAAAATATGCTGATTCTTTTACTCTATATATTCTTACAGGTTTAGGCATATTGATTTCTTTTTCTTGCGGTATAATTGCGATGAAAAAGATTGAAGTGAGTGTAGCTTATGCCGTTTTTGTGGGGATTGGGACGGCTGGAGTGGTTTTAGCTGAAATGCTTTATTTTGGTGAGAATTTTTCCTTGATTAAAATCCTTTTAATCACTATTTTAGTGATTTGTGTTATAGCTTTAAAATTTGTAAATAAAGAAAACGATGATGAAGCATTTAAAGAGCTATCCGATGTTGTTTTCGATGAGATAAAAGAGCAAAAATGA
- a CDS encoding DMT family transporter: protein MSWIYLIIAGFMEILGVIVMKKFVLSGKKILILVLMFLFMLSFGFLSLAMRELSMGIAYAVWTGIGAAGGVICGVLFFKESKSILKFILLSLIIICSIGLKFIS from the coding sequence ATGAGCTGGATTTATCTCATTATTGCTGGTTTTATGGAGATTTTGGGTGTTATAGTGATGAAAAAATTCGTATTGAGCGGCAAGAAAATTTTAATTCTCGTTTTAATGTTTTTATTTATGTTAAGTTTTGGATTTTTATCTCTAGCGATGCGAGAACTTTCAATGGGAATTGCCTATGCAGTATGGACAGGAATAGGTGCAGCTGGAGGCGTTATTTGTGGGGTTTTGTTTTTTAAAGAGAGTAAAAGTATATTGAAATTTATCCTTCTATCTCTCATTATTATATGTAGTATAGGACTTAAATTTATTTCTTAA
- the bioD gene encoding ATP-dependent dethiobiotin synthetase BioD produces MKIYVSAIHTDVGKTHFSAVFCANFGYDYFKLIQAGNPTDSEFIAKTSPKTRIFKNGITLQTPASPHVGKKLEHANYQALKIALPESENLLIELAGGIFTPLDERYTMIDFMERFKFPTFLIAKYYLGSINHILSSVEALKRRNIKILALVMMGEKEPLQDEFVQNYTQIPLINLPFLTQNLILNPHLKEQIKSLIK; encoded by the coding sequence ATGAAAATTTATGTTAGTGCAATCCATACAGATGTGGGTAAAACTCATTTTAGTGCAGTATTTTGTGCGAATTTCGGTTATGATTATTTCAAGCTTATACAGGCGGGAAATCCTACAGATAGTGAATTTATCGCTAAAACTAGTCCTAAAACTCGTATTTTTAAAAACGGAATCACTTTACAAACTCCTGCCTCACCACATGTAGGAAAGAAACTCGAACATGCAAATTATCAGGCTTTAAAGATAGCTTTACCTGAAAGTGAAAATTTGCTTATTGAGCTTGCTGGCGGGATTTTTACACCACTTGATGAAAGATACACAATGATAGATTTTATGGAAAGATTTAAATTCCCTACTTTTTTAATCGCTAAATACTATCTTGGAAGCATCAATCATATTTTATCAAGTGTAGAGGCTTTAAAACGAAGAAATATTAAAATTCTAGCCCTAGTGATGATGGGTGAAAAAGAGCCTTTACAAGATGAATTTGTGCAAAATTACACTCAAATTCCTCTTATAAATCTACCCTTTTTAACTCAAAATTTAATTTTAAATCCGCATTTAAAAGAGCAAATAAAAAGCCTTATAAAATAA
- a CDS encoding adenosylmethionine--8-amino-7-oxononanoate transaminase: MYKKLQKLDLEHIWHPCTQMKDHEFLPLIPIKKAKGVWLYDFDDKAYLDCVSSWWVNLFGHCNPYISKAIKKQLAQLEHVILAGFSHEQIIMLSARLCQLAGKPFNKCFYADNGSSAVEIALKMSFHFHLNLGQKRHKFLALSNAYHGETLGALSVGDVGLYKDIYKPLLLECLSTPVPKDENFENELKTLRLILEKNGNEICAFILEPLVQCAGNMRMYKAQFIDEAIKLCKEFGIQIIFDEVATAFGRTGSFFAFEQCKLKPDFLCLSKGITGGYLPLSVVLTSDEIYNAFYAPYETQKAFLHSHSYTGNALACAAANAVLDIFEHHNIIEKNRKLSAFIKKKFEILKEFDFLGNFRQCGMIYAFDILRNPDTRAGLFVFQKALKKGLLLRPLGNTIYFMPPYVICKDEIKYVCKSLREIFKEM; encoded by the coding sequence ATGTATAAAAAATTACAAAAGCTTGATTTAGAGCATATTTGGCATCCTTGCACTCAAATGAAAGACCACGAATTTTTACCTTTGATACCCATTAAAAAGGCAAAAGGGGTTTGGCTCTATGATTTTGATGATAAGGCTTATTTAGATTGTGTGAGTTCTTGGTGGGTTAATCTTTTTGGGCATTGCAATCCCTATATATCAAAGGCTATAAAAAAGCAACTTGCTCAACTAGAGCATGTCATTTTGGCAGGATTTTCTCATGAGCAAATTATTATGCTTTCTGCAAGGCTTTGTCAATTAGCCGGAAAACCTTTCAATAAATGTTTCTATGCAGACAATGGTTCATCAGCAGTAGAAATCGCCCTTAAAATGAGCTTTCATTTTCATTTGAATTTAGGACAAAAAAGACATAAATTTTTAGCCCTTAGCAATGCCTATCACGGCGAGACCTTAGGGGCTTTAAGCGTCGGTGATGTAGGACTTTATAAGGATATTTATAAACCTTTACTTCTCGAATGTCTTAGCACTCCTGTGCCAAAAGATGAAAATTTTGAAAACGAACTTAAAACCTTGCGTCTCATTTTAGAAAAAAATGGCAACGAAATTTGTGCTTTTATACTTGAGCCTCTCGTTCAATGTGCAGGAAATATGCGTATGTATAAAGCTCAATTTATCGATGAAGCCATAAAACTTTGCAAGGAATTTGGAATACAAATCATCTTTGATGAGGTTGCTACAGCTTTTGGGCGCACAGGGAGCTTTTTTGCATTTGAACAATGTAAGCTAAAGCCCGATTTTTTATGTTTATCTAAGGGTATTACAGGAGGATACTTGCCCCTCTCTGTTGTGCTTACAAGTGATGAAATTTATAATGCCTTTTATGCACCCTATGAAACTCAAAAAGCTTTTTTGCACTCTCATTCTTATACCGGAAATGCTTTGGCTTGTGCTGCAGCAAATGCTGTGCTTGATATTTTTGAACATCACAATATCATAGAAAAAAATCGCAAACTTAGTGCTTTTATAAAAAAGAAATTTGAAATCTTAAAAGAATTTGATTTTTTGGGGAATTTTAGACAATGCGGAATGATTTACGCCTTTGATATTTTGCGAAACCCCGATACAAGGGCAGGGCTTTTCGTGTTTCAAAAAGCCTTAAAAAAAGGGCTTTTATTAAGACCTTTAGGCAATACAATTTATTTTATGCCACCTTATGTGATTTGTAAAGATGAAATTAAATATGTTTGCAAAAGTCTAAGGGAAATTTTTAAAGAAATGTAA
- a CDS encoding Dps family protein: protein MSVTKQLLQLQADAHSLWVKFHNYHWNVKGFQFFSIHEYTEKAYEDMAELFDDCAERVLQLKEKAIVDAEILNKNAKSPKIQKDCFSANEVIELIKKDYEYLLNEFKKLDKESEKAGDTTTAAFAQENIAKYEKSLWMLEATLENSCKNK, encoded by the coding sequence ATGTCAGTTACAAAACAACTTTTGCAACTTCAAGCGGATGCTCACAGTTTGTGGGTTAAATTTCACAATTATCATTGGAATGTTAAAGGATTTCAGTTTTTTTCTATCCACGAATACACTGAAAAAGCTTATGAGGATATGGCAGAATTATTTGATGATTGTGCCGAGAGGGTTTTACAACTTAAAGAAAAAGCGATAGTGGATGCAGAAATTTTAAATAAAAATGCGAAGAGTCCAAAAATTCAAAAAGATTGCTTCAGTGCAAATGAAGTTATAGAACTTATTAAAAAAGATTACGAATATCTTTTAAATGAATTTAAAAAACTCGATAAAGAATCAGAAAAAGCAGGGGATACAACCACAGCGGCTTTTGCACAAGAAAATATAGCAAAATATGAAAAAAGTCTTTGGATGCTTGAAGCCACTTTGGAAAATTCTTGCAAGAATAAATAA
- a CDS encoding glucose-6-phosphate isomerase, which yields MLRNNLFFKTSELKFISSYARRMNDELNSGDIGYYHLIHTSLELIDESLEFIKDKTHIKNIVLVGMGGSSCGVKALQNLLFDEKENDRELLILDNTSSHSFAQILKKLKLEESLFLITSKTGNTIEVVSLFKLIIAHFGIEFSRIRDYFVFITDRDSKLHKEGENLKVKTFFIPNNVGGRFSVLSAVGIVPLCFCGYNAKALLDGAKQCFEDFFIHKKEEILQKAYHYCTHKNANINVLFSYGDSFKGFNEWYIQLIAESLGKKQGYKRIGLTPIALIGARDQHSFLQLIMDGPKNKTISFLRVLNSKKSPVIPNIDFEFLDSSSNGVSLHNLLNAQCEATMNALIAENLSVDLIELDYLDAWHTGYLMYYYELFTSTCGIMLGIDTYNQPGVEIGKLILKKILDAQTNS from the coding sequence ATGTTAAGAAACAACTTATTTTTTAAGACAAGTGAGCTCAAATTCATCTCTTCTTATGCAAGACGTATGAATGATGAGTTAAATAGCGGAGATATAGGGTATTATCATCTTATCCATACGAGTTTGGAGCTTATTGATGAGAGTTTAGAATTTATCAAAGATAAAACACATATTAAGAATATCGTTTTAGTCGGAATGGGCGGTTCAAGCTGCGGGGTGAAAGCCTTGCAAAATCTACTCTTTGATGAAAAGGAAAATGACAGAGAGCTTCTTATACTCGATAATACTTCTTCGCACAGCTTCGCTCAAATTTTAAAAAAACTTAAGCTTGAAGAGAGTCTTTTTCTCATCACTTCAAAAACAGGCAACACTATAGAAGTTGTTTCGCTTTTTAAACTTATCATTGCTCATTTTGGTATAGAATTTTCAAGGATTAGGGACTATTTTGTTTTTATCACAGATAGAGATTCTAAACTTCATAAAGAGGGTGAAAATTTGAAGGTTAAGACCTTTTTTATCCCAAATAATGTCGGTGGTCGCTTCAGTGTGCTTTCAGCTGTGGGCATAGTGCCACTTTGTTTTTGTGGTTATAATGCAAAAGCCCTTTTGGACGGAGCTAAGCAATGTTTTGAGGATTTTTTTATCCATAAAAAAGAAGAAATCTTACAAAAGGCTTATCATTATTGCACTCATAAAAATGCAAATATCAATGTGCTTTTTTCTTACGGGGATTCTTTTAAAGGTTTTAATGAATGGTATATCCAGCTCATTGCTGAAAGTTTGGGTAAAAAACAAGGCTATAAAAGAATAGGTTTAACTCCTATAGCCCTCATAGGAGCAAGGGATCAGCATAGTTTTTTGCAACTCATTATGGATGGACCTAAGAATAAAACCATTTCTTTTTTAAGAGTTTTGAATTCTAAAAAAAGCCCTGTGATTCCAAATATTGATTTTGAATTTTTAGACTCTTCGAGCAATGGAGTGAGTTTGCACAATCTTTTAAATGCACAATGTGAAGCCACAATGAATGCACTCATTGCTGAAAATTTAAGCGTGGATTTAATCGAACTTGATTATTTAGATGCTTGGCATACGGGGTATTTGATGTATTATTATGAACTTTTTACCTCAACTTGTGGCATTATGTTGGGGATTGATACTTATAATCAACCCGGTGTAGAAATTGGAAAATTAATTTTAAAAAAAATCCTTGACGCACAAACAAATTCATAA
- the galU gene encoding UTP--glucose-1-phosphate uridylyltransferase GalU, whose protein sequence is MLQTCIFPAAGYGTRFLPATKALPKEMLPILTKPLIHYGVDEALEAGMDNMGFVTGRGKRALEDYFDISYELEHQISGTKKEHLLSEIRSLIHRCTFTFTRQNEMRGLGDAVLKGKPLTSDESFGVILADDLCVNEEGLNVMAQMVKIYEKYRCTIISVMEVPKNQVSNYGIINGNFVEEDLIMVHSMVEKPNPKEAPSNLAIIGRYILTPDIFGILENTKAGKNGEIQLTDALLTQATNNMVLAYKFKGKRFDCGSVEGFVEATNYFYKKSLC, encoded by the coding sequence ATGCTTCAAACTTGTATTTTTCCCGCTGCAGGGTATGGGACGCGGTTTTTGCCTGCAACAAAGGCTCTTCCAAAAGAAATGTTGCCAATTCTTACAAAACCTTTAATCCATTATGGGGTTGATGAAGCCTTAGAAGCAGGAATGGATAACATGGGCTTTGTCACCGGACGTGGAAAAAGGGCTTTAGAAGATTATTTTGACATATCTTATGAGCTTGAACATCAAATTTCTGGGACAAAAAAAGAACATTTATTGAGCGAAATTCGTAGTTTAATCCATCGTTGCACTTTTACTTTTACAAGGCAAAATGAGATGAGAGGCTTAGGTGATGCTGTTTTAAAAGGAAAACCTTTAACTTCAGATGAGTCCTTTGGAGTGATTTTAGCCGATGATTTATGCGTCAATGAAGAGGGCTTAAATGTTATGGCTCAAATGGTTAAAATTTACGAAAAATATCGTTGCACCATCATTTCTGTTATGGAAGTTCCTAAAAATCAAGTTTCAAACTATGGAATCATTAATGGTAATTTTGTTGAAGAGGATTTGATTATGGTGCATTCTATGGTTGAAAAACCAAATCCCAAAGAAGCTCCAAGTAATCTTGCTATCATAGGACGCTACATTTTAACTCCGGATATTTTTGGAATTTTAGAAAATACAAAAGCGGGTAAAAATGGAGAAATCCAACTCACAGATGCCCTTTTAACTCAAGCGACTAATAATATGGTTTTAGCTTATAAATTTAAAGGCAAACGCTTTGATTGCGGAAGTGTAGAGGGCTTTGTAGAGGCGACAAATTATTTTTATAAGAAAAGTTTATGTTAA